From a region of the Phragmites australis chromosome 21, lpPhrAust1.1, whole genome shotgun sequence genome:
- the LOC133903743 gene encoding cytochrome P450 84A1-like, whose protein sequence is MVAVAKIAMEWLQDPLSWVILATLAFVLLQLRRRGKALLPPGPKPLPIIGNMTMMDQLTHRGLAALAEQYGGLLHLRLGRLHAFAVSTPEYAREVLQAQDGAFSNRPATIAIAFLTYDRADMAFAHYGPFWRQMRKLCVMKLFSRRRAETWLAVRDESAALVRAVARSSGEAVNLGELIFTLTKNVIFRAAFGTRDGEGQDEFIAILQEFSKLFGAFNIGDFIPWLSWMDPQGINRRLRAARAALDRFIDKIIDEHMKRGKSPDDADADMVDDMLAFLAEAKPASKAAAGDAEDDLQNTLRLTRDNIKAIIMDVMFGGTETVASAIEWAMAEMMHSPDDLRRLQQELADVVGLDRNVNESDLDKLPFLKCVVKETLRLHPPIPLLLHETAEDCVVGGYSVPKGSRVMINVWAIGRDRGSWKDADVFRPSRFTPEGEVAGLDFKGGCFEFLPFGSGRRSCPGMALGLYALELAVAQLAHGFNWALPDGIKPSELDMGDIFGLTAPRSTRLYAVPTPRLNRPLY, encoded by the exons ATGGTGGCCGTGGCCAAGATCGCCATGGAGTGGCTCCAAGACCCTCTGAGCTGGGTGATCCTGGCCACGCTGGCCTTCGTACTCCTGCAGCTGCGGCGGCGGGGCAAGGCACTGCTGCCGCCGGGCCCGAAGCCGCTGCCGATCATAGGCAACATGACGATGATGGACCAGCTGACCCACCGCGGCCTGGCGGCGCTGGCCGAGCAGTACGGCGGGCTGCTGCACCTCCGCCTGGGGCGGCTGCACGCGTTCGCGGTGTCGACGCCCGAGTACGCGCGCGAGGTACTGCAGGCGCAGGACGGCGCGTTCTCGAACCGGCCGGCGACCATCGCCATCGCGTTCCTCACCTACGACCGGGCCGACATGGCGTTCGCGCACTACGGGCCATTCTGGCGCCAGATGCGCAAGCTGTGCGTGATGAAGCTCTTCAGCCGGCGCCGCGCCGAGACGTGGCTGGCCGTGCGCGACGAGTCCGCCGCGCTCGTCCGCGCCGTGGCGCGTTCCAGCGGGGAGGCCGTGAACCTGGGCGAGCTCATCTTCACCCTGACCAAGAACGTCATCTTCCGCGCCGCCTTCGGCACCCGCGACGGTGAGGGCCAGGACGAGTTCATCGCCATCCTCCAGGAGTTCTCCAAGCTCTTCGGCGCGTTCAACATCGGCGACTTCATCCCCTGGCTGAGCTGGATGGACCCGCAGGGCATCAACCGGCGCCTCCGCGCCGCGCGCGCCGCCCTCGACAGGTTCATCGACAAGATCATCGACGAGCACATGAAGCGGGGCAAGAGCCccgacgacgccgacgccgacatGGTCGACGACATGCTCGCCTTCCTCGCCGAGGCGAAGCCTGCCAGcaaggccgccgccggcgacgccgAGGACGACCTGCAGAACACCCTCCGCCTCACCCGCGACAACATCAAAGCCATCATCATG GACGTGATGTTTGGCGGGACGGAGACGGTGGCGTCGGCGATCGAGTGGGCGATGGCAGAGATGATGCACAGCCCCGACGACCTCCGGCGGCTGCAGCAGGAGCTCGCCGACGTGGTGGGGCTCGACCGGAACGTGAACGAGTCGGACCTCGACAAGCTCCCCTTCCTCAAGTGCGTCGTCAAGGAGACGCTCCGCCTGCACCCGCCGATCCCGCTGCTCCTCCACGAGACTGCCGAGGACTGCGTCGTCGGGGGCTACTCCGTGCCCAAGGGCTCCCGCGTCATGATCAACGTCTGGGCCATCGGCCGCGACCGCGGCTCTTGGAAGGACGCCGACGTGTTCCGGCCGTCGCGGTTCACGCCGGAGGGGGAGGTCGCCGGGCTCGACTTCAAGGGCGGCTGCTTCGAGTTCCTGCCCTTCGGGTCCGGCCGCCGGTCGTGCCCCGGGATGGCGCTGGGCCTGTACGCGCTGGAGCTCGCCGTCGCGCAGCTCGCGCACGGCTTCAACTGGGCGCTCCCCGACGGCATAAAGCCGTCGGAGCTCGACATGGGCGACATCTTCGGCCTCACCGCGCCGCGCTCCACACGGCTCTACGCCGTGCCCACGCCCCGGCTCAACCGCCCCTTGTACTGA